GGCAAGGATGGCAAAGGCAACAACCCCAGCGAGAAAGATGCCAAAGGAGAGCAGGGCGGGGGTGGCAGCGGCGAAGTGAAGAAGCTGATGGAACAAACTGAAACCGACCTCGTAAACAAGCGCCTGACGGAGCAGACCTTGCTGCGGCAGCAACAAATACTGACCCGTTTGTTGGAGGTAGAGAAATCGGCCCGGGAGCGCGACCAGGACACCAAACGGGAGGCACAAACCGCCAAGCCGCAGCCGCCCGTGTTTCCACCAGCCTTCGATAAGTACAAAGTTTTGGGCCAACGCCAAACCGACCTATTGCGTACTAACCCGCCGACGCTCACGCCTTACTACCAACGCGAGGTGGGCGAGTACTTCCAGAAAATGAAATAATTTACGGCAGGACCCATATTGGTCATTCTGTATTTATCGTTAAAGTTTTTAATTTTGCCGCCCAGCGCCTGTCGCTCTCCTTTGCCCTTTGATATATGAAACAAGTAAAAATCCAGATTCCGTCGCTGGTCGAGAACATTCGCGTGGTGGAGAGCTTCATCGATAACTCGAAGGATACCTTTCAGATTGAGGACGATATCTACGGCAACATCATGGTGGCCGTGACCGAGGCGGTGAACAACGCCATCCGCCACGGCAACAAATTCGACAAAGACAAAAACGTGTACCTCTCGCTGTACGTGCAGCCCAACCAGCTCAAGTTTGAGATTGAGGACGAGGGCACGGGCTTCAACCACGAAAACCTGGACGACCCCACGGCCCCCGAAAACATCGAAAACCCCGGCGGTCGCGGCATCTTCCTCATCCGCCACTTGGCCGACGCGGTGGAATTCAGCAAAGAGGGCCGCCGCGTGGAGCTAACGTTCCAGCTGACGCCCGCCGAAACTTCGCCGACCCAGACCACCGCCGCCGCGTGAACACTGCCCCGCCCGTAGAGCCGCCCGATTCCGATTCGTTTCCGCCCGGGCCCCTGCACCACGAGGCCCCCGGCATCGAGTTTATGGTGGAAGACGCACCCAATTTTGAGCTGGCCGATGCCGAGGAGCTGGTGGGCTGGATTGAGCGCGTGGCCGAAGTGCACGAGCACCGCATCGTGCAGCTCACCTACGTGTTCTGCTCGGACGAGTACTTGCACCGCATGAACGTGGACTATCTCGGCCACGACACGCTCACCGACGTCATCACCTTCGACAACGCCGACGACGCGGACATTTTGGAGGGCGACATCTTCATCAGCACCGAGCGGGTGGCCGACAATGCCAAAGACCTGGGCATTAGCTTCCGCGACGAGCTGCACCGCGTGATGATCCACGGCGTGCTGCACCTGCTGGGCTACCACGACAAGGACCTGCTGAGCCAGACGGCCATGCGCGCCAAGGAAGACCATTGCCTGGCGCTACGCACGTTTTAGGGGCCCCGGGCCCGTTTGCTTGCCTGCCATGCCGCTCATAATTCCCGGCGCCGCCCTGGATTATTACCTGGCCCAGGGCTACTACCGGATGCGGCAGGACCTGTTCACCTGCCAGTTTCTGCCCCACGACGACCAGCTTTACACCGTGCACTGGCTGCGCGTGGTGCTGCGCGACGTGCAGTTTGGCCCCAAGCAGCGCCACCTGCTGCGGCGCAACGCGGCGTTTTCGGTGGCGGTACGGCCGTTTCGCCTCACGGCGGAATATGAGGCACTGTACAGCCTTTACCACCAATTCCTTGATTTTGAGGCGGCGGAGACGCTTGCTGAGCTGCTACTCGCCGATGACACGGCGCACTCGGTGTTCAACACGGAAATTGTGGAAGTGCGCGCCGGCGACCTGCTGGTGGCGGCCGGCATCTTCGACCAGGGCACCGACAGCATCGCCGGCATCGTCAACTTCTACCACCCAGCCTACCGCCAGCACAGCCTGGGCAAGTACCTGATGCTGTTGAAAATAGCCCACGCCCAACAGCAACAGAAAACGTACTACTACCCCGGCTACGTGGTGCACGGCTACCCCAAGTTCGACTACAAGCTGTGGGCCTGCCTGGCAGCCACCGAAGCATTCGATTGCTACAGCCGCCAGTGGCCGCTTTTCTCCTGGGAAGTA
This genomic stretch from Hymenobacter sp. PAMC 26628 harbors:
- a CDS encoding ATP-binding protein yields the protein MKQVKIQIPSLVENIRVVESFIDNSKDTFQIEDDIYGNIMVAVTEAVNNAIRHGNKFDKDKNVYLSLYVQPNQLKFEIEDEGTGFNHENLDDPTAPENIENPGGRGIFLIRHLADAVEFSKEGRRVELTFQLTPAETSPTQTTAAA
- the ybeY gene encoding rRNA maturation RNase YbeY; this encodes MNTAPPVEPPDSDSFPPGPLHHEAPGIEFMVEDAPNFELADAEELVGWIERVAEVHEHRIVQLTYVFCSDEYLHRMNVDYLGHDTLTDVITFDNADDADILEGDIFISTERVADNAKDLGISFRDELHRVMIHGVLHLLGYHDKDLLSQTAMRAKEDHCLALRTF
- a CDS encoding GNAT family N-acetyltransferase — translated: MPLIIPGAALDYYLAQGYYRMRQDLFTCQFLPHDDQLYTVHWLRVVLRDVQFGPKQRHLLRRNAAFSVAVRPFRLTAEYEALYSLYHQFLDFEAAETLAELLLADDTAHSVFNTEIVEVRAGDLLVAAGIFDQGTDSIAGIVNFYHPAYRQHSLGKYLMLLKIAHAQQQQKTYYYPGYVVHGYPKFDYKLWACLAATEAFDCYSRQWPLFSWEVVAQQSAAIVADWLSREGPSSED